AGCCGGCTGCATCACCGGAACCGAGCCCGAAGCGGCGATTTCTTCCACCAAAGGATCAGGTGTAAACTCACAGTGGATGAGCTGGTGGCGCAGTTCCCGAACCTCATCTGGAGGCAGATTCGCGTAGGCCTGGTTGATTTGGCGGATGGCGGCGTCGCCGATGCAGTGAACGCAGACCTGAAGGCCCTTCTGATGCGCCTTCATCACGAATTCACGCCAGAACTGGTCGCTCTGGTAAAGATTTCCCCGGCCTTCGCCATCGGAATAAGCTTCGCTCAACGCGGCGGTGCGGGAACCGATGGAACCGTCAGCCAGGATGCAGCCTCCAATCCTGCGGGCGCCCAGTTCCAAAGTTGCCTCAAGGTTGAAGCATTGGGGGTAAAGCACGAAATTGATTGCGAATTCCGGCAGCCGGTTCTGAATAAAGGAATAGTGCTGAACGCTTTGCTGCGCGTCCCCTATCATGGTATGGATGGTGGAAAAGCCTCCCCGTAAGGCTGTTTGGGCGGCGCTGTGGTAGGCTTGGAGGATGGTTTCCTCGGAGCAGTTGTCCTGTAGCCAGTTCACGGCCAGATCGTTGTCCTGCGCAATTAGCACTTCTTCCTGGCTGGAAAGGCCCGGCACGGCTTGGCGGGCTTTGGAATTGAGCACGCAGGAATGACCGTCCACCCGGCGCAGCAAGAGCCGGGAACCGGGACAGACGGAATCCAGTTCCTTCACCGTGGGGAAGCGTTTTTCCCTGATCAGGCCTTCGTCGAAGCGCCATCCGATCACCAATTCCGGATTCTGACGGGCAGCAACGAAAAGCAGTGAAAGCACTTCATCGATACTGCAGCAGTTGGACAGGTCAACCCCGTTTTCGTAAAGCCCGCCTGAAAAGCTGTGCGTATGGGCATCTATGAAACCGGGATAAACCCAGCCGCCCCGCAGATCTATCCTCTCCCAATCTGACCCGACGGGGTCTTCCGGGCTGAGCAACTTCAGGATTTTGCCGGAATCGACCAGAAGGGCGTTCACCCGGTCGGAAAAACCGTCCTCGCAGTAGAACCTGGCATTATATAGGTATTTCATTGTCAATCAGTTTAGTCATGTATTATAAAGTGATGTCTCCAAAAAGCTCTTTCAACATCTTGTAGAAGAGATGGATGGGAAATCCCATTACGTTGAAGTAACAGCCCTGGACGCGGCGGATGAACTGGGAACCGTAGCCTTGGATGCCGTAAGCGCCGGCTTTGTCAAGCGGTTCCTTGGTTTCTACGTAGGCTTGGATTTCCGCTTCTGATAGAGGCGCGAACTCCACCAGGCTGCGTTCGTAGCGGGTGACGCAGGATTTGCGCCAGCAGAGGCAGAGGCCGGTGTAAACCTTGTGGGTTTTGCCAGAAAGTGTTTTGAGATATTCAACCGCCTGGCGACTATTGGCAGGCTTGCCCAGAATGGCGCCTTCGAGCACCACGACGGTATCGGCTCCGATAACCAGGGTCTCGGGATCCATCTTTTCGGCTATGGCGCAGGCTTTGCTGCGGGCATTCCGCATGGCCTGCAGGTATGGCTTTTCCCCGGTGACAGGCTCATCCACCCTGGCCGGGATGATCAGGGGCTTTAGCTCCAGCATTCTCAGCAGGGCTTCGCGCCGGGGACTGGCAGAGGCCAGTACAATTTTCTTATCGCATAACAGCTTGTGGATCATGTGCTTGTTCCTTAATCTCCAGATGCTGGGGCAGCCGATTACGTCAACAATTTTCTTGAAGGCGAAAAAAAGGCTTGCCTGAAAACACGCCCTCTGAAAAGCTTGTATTCAGTAAAAAAATATCTGTTCCAGGAGGTAAATATGGAACGCGTACATAACTTCAACGCAGGTCCGGCGGTTCTTCCGGAGGAAGTGCTCCGCGAAGCCCAGGCAGACCTGTTCAACTACAAAGGCATGGGACTTTCCGTGATGGAAATGAGCCACCGCAGCAAGGAATACCAGGCCATCATCGACGAGACCAACGCCGCTGTGAAGCGCATCTACGGCCTCGGTGACGACCATGAGGTGCTCTTCCTTCAGGGCGGGGCCAGCCTTCAGTTCCTGATGGTGCCGATGAATTTTGCCTTTGAAGGTAAGGAAGCCAACTTCATCAACACTGGCGTGTGGTCCAAAAAAGCCATCGCCGAAGCCAAGATGCTTGGCAAGACCGTGCATGAAGCCGCCTCCAGCGCTGACCGCAATTTCTGCTACATCCCAAAAACCTGGCAGCTTTCCGCCAACCCGGCCTATCTGCACATCACCACCAACAA
The Candidatus Cloacimonadota bacterium DNA segment above includes these coding regions:
- a CDS encoding amidohydrolase; the protein is MKYLYNARFYCEDGFSDRVNALLVDSGKILKLLSPEDPVGSDWERIDLRGGWVYPGFIDAHTHSFSGGLYENGVDLSNCCSIDEVLSLLFVAARQNPELVIGWRFDEGLIREKRFPTVKELDSVCPGSRLLLRRVDGHSCVLNSKARQAVPGLSSQEEVLIAQDNDLAVNWLQDNCSEETILQAYHSAAQTALRGGFSTIHTMIGDAQQSVQHYSFIQNRLPEFAINFVLYPQCFNLEATLELGARRIGGCILADGSIGSRTAALSEAYSDGEGRGNLYQSDQFWREFVMKAHQKGLQVCVHCIGDAAIRQINQAYANLPPDEVRELRHQLIHCEFTPDPLVEEIAASGSVPVMQPAFDMLWGGPDGLYAQRLGNRHQSMNRFRTIAGKGIRVCGSSDWYVTDLNIAMSLHALIHHHNPTERLSPAEAIGIYTKNNAWLNHDENVRGRIAEGFCADLSVMNADFTQALNWPDVRATFIFRSGEMAYAACQT
- the maf gene encoding septum formation protein Maf, which translates into the protein MIHKLLCDKKIVLASASPRREALLRMLELKPLIIPARVDEPVTGEKPYLQAMRNARSKACAIAEKMDPETLVIGADTVVVLEGAILGKPANSRQAVEYLKTLSGKTHKVYTGLCLCWRKSCVTRYERSLVEFAPLSEAEIQAYVETKEPLDKAGAYGIQGYGSQFIRRVQGCYFNVMGFPIHLFYKMLKELFGDITL